A stretch of DNA from Pseudonocardia hierapolitana:
CCAGCGTTCCAGCGGGTCAAGGAAGCCGGGCAGGAGGAGCGCATCCCGCTGCTCGCGGCGCTGCGCCGCTACCCGCGCAACATCGCCGTGGCGTTCGGCGTGCGACTCGGCGAGGCCGGCAGCTCCCAGATCTACTAGCCGTTCGCGATCAGCTACGTGACCACGAGCCTCGGGTACGGATCCGGCGTCGCGCTCACGGGCGTCGTGCTCTACAACCTCCTCGGGCTCGCGCTCATCCCCGTGGCGGGGGCGATCTCCGACCGCGTCAGCCGCAGGCCGATCTACCTCACCGGCGCCCTCGTCGTCGCGCTGAGCGCGTTCCCCTACTTCTGGCTGCTGGACTCCGGCTCCACCGCGCTCGTCTGGACGGCGATGGCGCTCGCCGTGCTCGGCGGCGCCGTGTGCATGTCGAGCTTGCAGGCCACGCTGTTCACGGAGATGTTCGGCGTCGGTGTGCGGTACTCAGGGATGTCCTTCGCCTACCAACTGTCGGCGATGGTGGCCGGGTTCGTCCCGGCGATCGCCACCTCGTTCCTCGTGGCGTCCGGCGGCGCGAGCTGGCCGGTGGCGACGCTCGCCGTCGCGCTCGGCCTGGTGTCGGCGATCGCCACGCTGTTCCTGCCCGAGACCCGCGACCTCGACGTGTCCGAGCTCGAATCCCGATCCGTGGAGGCCCCTGCGTGACGCCGAACGTCCTCGTCTTCTTCACCGACCAGCAGCGCTTCGACACCACCGGGGTGCACGGCAACCCGCACGGCCTCACGCCGCACTTCGACCGGATGGCGCGCGAGGGCGTACACGTCGAGCGGTCGTTCACCTGCCAGCCGGTGTGCGCGCCGTCGCGGGCGGCGTTGCAGACCGGCCGCTGGCCGACGGCGACCGGCTGCTTCCGCAACGGCATCCCCCTGCCGGTGGGCGAGCCGACGCTGGCCCACCGGTTCGCCGCCGTCGGGTACGAGACCGCGTACATGGGCAAGTGGCACCTCGCCGACGACGAC
This window harbors:
- a CDS encoding MFS transporter yields the protein MTTSLGYGSGVALTGVVLYNLLGLALIPVAGAISDRVSRRPIYLTGALVVALSAFPYFWLLDSGSTALVWTAMALAVLGGAVCMSSLQATLFTEMFGVGVRYSGMSFAYQLSAMVAGFVPAIATSFLVASGGASWPVATLAVALGLVSAIATLFLPETRDLDVSELESRSVEAPA
- a CDS encoding MHS family MFS transporter, which gives rise to MVSLFAALPEEQFLSWGWRVPFLFSAVLLVVGLVVRLKIQETPAFQRVKEAGQEERIPLLAALRRYPRNIAVAFGVRLGEAGSSQIY